The Lucilia cuprina isolate Lc7/37 chromosome 5, ASM2204524v1, whole genome shotgun sequence genome includes a window with the following:
- the LOC111687119 gene encoding transcription factor SPT20 homolog, translated as MYYKKSKTFIRLETRKCKRVCFKKRNLLIRKLTIYKNYCSLLNVCFLIMSFVIVQASAITIYQNRTTTATADTTAHDQTVDSSNNLSQFQATTSDFITTPTNSKHLSINYDPQLNKENLTITNHIIRTNIIVGTESGVGGVGVESAASDFKENFSEKAKTTDNMRAKLQQLLQRENDNNDEEKQQLQQDLQQQMQEQQQQLQQQHNQQQQQQQYQQSQHAILAGENAYLLERIDGSMHEQPIYGTWRAKARRPQAPLLAATATTTTTTTAAATAHLQPSSSIQTLMTEIDENLYGRFNQQQQHQQQQQHHHYERLPKRSSTMTPVRRELHDQIPRPPRLTSRQPSVALRRQFSDIPFTNGMIRDESRPKPFHYPFEGPLPEEFKKIQQSERGLSADTDPQVHNIQDILQKLNLGSGGNKVPPLMMMPSGLHISGSFKNLKSSGIGNFFRGKRNKKQIQMQFPMHMPIQMLPNPYQSPVVNLMQQPYQQRIAMEQFYPFKARSPGEINLLAMQQQQQLQQQKFKNPQTKGKKQKKKSKDKKNTLASSNLMLQQYPFATAAPELLYPSMYSPFMSINVTQAPPLQMSKRVPFKVNLDIFPVMPPSKTFKSPAGYAMDEARIVSTMRPPTALRNPFMEYLTTPLTPSAAAALSFYNPYNPKQPVYNPVRFPTGAQNPVVNMAQTNSMQMVYPDQMHKYLQQQQQQQQQQNLFSNYLNNQGHQTPFLPIDCDQPIPSASSGQTGTGNTNNNPIMVHLNVFPKQKNTPPISTNPFYNNGPHIQRNTIQEESETSLSPIEPRHQGRSLNDTVSTKIERSDSSDNFQQIQPIRAEDDLVDFEHPIVAESSDDNNELPQPAALVGGKPNMATESSSSSFYYESRPNTTMSSAGDNSNTNYNGNINGNMEQMVSEARTASLFRFPVEDLIQFQVHDAM; from the exons atgtattataaaaaatcgaaaactttTATAAGACTAGAGACGCGTAAATGTAAAAGAGTGTGTTTTAAAAAGCGAAATTTATTGATAAGAAAAttgacaatttataaaaattattgcagTTTATTGAATGTGTGTTTTCTGATT ATGTCTTTTGTTATTGTTCAGGCCTCAGCAATAACAATTTATCAGAacagaacaacaacagcaacggcAGACACTACAGCCCATGATCAAACGGTAGACAGTAGCAATAATTTGTCACAATTTCAAGCGACAACAAGTGATTTTATAACAACACCAACTAATTCAAAACACTTAAGTATTAATTACGATCCACAATTAAATAAAGAGAATCTAACGATAACAAATCATATAATACGTACAAATATAATTGTGGGAACTGAAAGTGGTGTAGGAGGTGTTGGAGTTGAATCAGCAGCTagtgattttaaagaaaattttagtgaaaaagcaaaaacaacagaTAATATGCGTGCAAAATTGCAACAACTATTACAGCGtgaaaatgataataatgatgaagagaaacaacaactgcaacaagaTCTACAACAGCAAatgcaagaacaacaacaacaacttcaacAGCAGCacaaccaacagcaacaacaacagcaatatcaACAGTCTCAGCATGCAATATTAGCAGGAGAAAATGCCTATTTACTAGAGCGTATAGATGGTAGTATGCATGAACAACCCATATATGGAACATGGAGAGCGAAAGCGAGACGACCTCAAGCACCTCTATTGGCagccacagcaacaacaactacgacAACAACGGCGGCAGCAACTGCTCACCTACAACCATCTTCGTCGATACAGACATTAATGACAGAAATTGATGAAAATCTTTATGGTCGTTttaatcagcaacaacaacatcagcagcaacagcaacatcatcattatgaACGTTTACCCAAACGATCTTCGACCATGACACCAGTAAGACGTGAGTTACATGATCAAATTCCCAGACCACCACGTTTAACATCACGTCAACCTTCAGTGGCCCTGAGACGGCAATTTAGTGATATTCCTTTCACGAATGGTATGATTCGAGATGAATCACGCCCCAAGCCTTTTCATTATCCCTTCGAAGGACCTTTGCCAGAGgaatttaagaaaatacaaCAATCAGAAAGAGGTTTATCAGCAGATACAGATCCTCAAGTTCATAATATTCAGGATATATTGCAGAAATTAAATTTAGGTTCAGGTGGCAATAAGGTCCCACCCCTAATGATGATGCCTTCGGGTTTGCATATTTCTGGTTCCTTTAAGAATCTTAAGTCCAGTGGTATTGGAAACTTTTTCCGTGGTAAACGCAATAAGAAGCAAATACAAATGCAATTTCCCATGCATATGCCCATACAAATGCTACCAAATCCCTATCAGAGTCCAGTAGTAAATCTAATGCAGCAACCCTATCAACAGCGCATAGCCATGGAACAGTTTTATCCCTTTAAGGCTCGCTCACCGGGAGAAATTAATCTCTTGGCtatgcaacagcagcagcaattacaacaacagaaatttaaaaatcccCAAACCAAaggtaaaaaacaaaagaagaagtcaaaagataagaaaaatactttagCCAGCAGTAACTTAATGTTGCAGCAATATCCCTTTGCCACCGCTGCCCCAGAGCTGCTGTACCCCTCAATGTACTCTCCCTTCATGTCTATTAATGTGACACAAGCTCCTCCTTTGCAGATGAGCAAAAGAGTACCTTTCAAAGTTAATTTGGATATATTTCCAGTAATGCCACCTTCCAAAACATTCAAGTCCCCTGCCGGTTATGCCATGGATGAGGCTCGCATTGTATCCACCATGCGCCCACCGACGGCATTAAGAAATCCTTTTATGGAATATCTTACCACACCTCTTACTCCCTCAGCTGCAGCAGCTTTAAGTTTCTATAATCCTTACAATCCCAAACAGCCGGTGTACAATCCTGTACGTTTTCCTACAGGAGCCCAGAATCCAGTGGTCAACATGGCTCAAACTAATAGCATGCAAATGGTGTATCCCGACCAAATGCATAAATATctacagcaacagcagcagcaacaacaacaacaaaatcttttCTCCAACTACCTTAATAATCAAGGTCATCAAACTCCCTTCCTGCCCATAGATTGTGATCAACCTATACCATCAGCATCTAGTGGACAAACAGGAACGGGTAATACAAATAACAATCCCATTATGGTGCATTTAAATGTATTTCCCAAACAAAAGAATACACCACCCATATCCACAAATCCCTTCTATAATAATGGTCCCCATATACAACGTAATACCATACAAGAGGAAAGTGAAACTTCACTAAGTCCCATAGAACCTCGACATCAGGGTAGATCACTTAATGACACTGTCTCTACTAAAATCGAACGTAGCGATAGCAGTgacaattttcaacaaattcaaCCTATACGTGCCGAAGATGATCTTGTAGATTTTGAACATCCCATTGTAGCGGAAAGTTCCGATGATAATAATGAATTACCACAACCGGCCGCCTTAGTAGGTGGCAAACCAAATATGGCTACAGAATCCTCTTCGTCTTCGTTTTACTATGAAAGTCGCCCGAATACTACAATGTCTTCGGCTGGCGATAATAGTAATACAAATTATAATGGTAATATCAATGGAAATATGGAACAAATGGTATCGGAGGCTAGAACAGCTTCACTATTTCGTTTTCCTGTCGAAGATCTTATACAGTTTCAGGTACATGATGCTATGTAG